A part of Ursus arctos isolate Adak ecotype North America chromosome X, UrsArc2.0, whole genome shotgun sequence genomic DNA contains:
- the KLHL34 gene encoding kelch-like protein 34 yields the protein MSYFLSYCKAHGGALLTGYQALRSEGFLCDVTLEVEGSEFPAHRSLLACSSDYFRALFKSHTRESRASVIHLQVPSAAGLQRLLDFIYTAWLPLSMDTVEDTLEAASYLQVTEALGLCGRYLERQLAPENCCFAANMAARFGLAHTLGAAEGCIVRHLRELLLRGAGPMGLLELNPTSLKAVLGAPDVARVPEDWLLGLALAWLRQEPEAERLAHCASLLERVRFGLVPADVLRRVYSGSGLVLPARVKGLIIQALNYHTAPSRQPLLQGEQTSVRSPQTRILLVGGCRAREAVIEEVVVPRGVARGRVAAAEPEEEEEEEEEEDEQLEEEEDWEFTQDVVAFDVYNHRWRSLTRLPAPLLGHSVCTVGNFLFVLGGESPSDGASSPPADGVRAVTAEVHRYDPRFHAWTTVPAMREARAHFWCGAVGEGLLAVGGLGADGQALASVEMYDLRRDRWTAAGALPRALHGHAGAVGDRGVVYISGGKAGRGEGGASSLREVYALGPGERAWSKRAPMSTARFGHHMAVLRGAVFAFLGRYEPFSEIERYDPGTDQWTRLRPLPYDRFCYGLAVVEETALLLGGLKWRDSRQVPTRNVVGYDLDLDRWEDIGCALPWAWNGLQCAVLQLAEGGDEEREGGLGEAPDLVLGLLG from the coding sequence ATGAGTTACTTCCTATCTTACTGTAAAGCTCATGGCGGCGCACTGCTCACCGGCTATCAGGCCCTGCGCTCGGAGGGCTTCCTGTGCGATGTGACGCTGGAGGTCGAGGGCAGCGAGTTCCCGGCGCATAGGTCGCTGCTCGCGTGTTCCAGCGACTACTTCAGGGCCCTGTTCAAGAGCCACACCCGGGAATCCAGGGCCAGCGTGATCCACCTACAAGTGCCGTCGGCGGCCGGCCTGCAGCGCTTGCTGGACTTCATTTACACCGCCTGGCTGCCGCTCTCCATGGACACGGTGGAAGACACGCTGGAGGCCGCCAGCTACCTGCAGGTGACCGAGGCACTGGGGCTGTGCGGTCGCTACCTGGAACGCCAGCTGGCGCCGGAGAACTGCTGCTTCGCCGCCAACATGGCGGCGCGCTTCGGCCTGGCGCACACGCTGGGCGCCGCGGAGGGCTGTATCGTGCGCCACCTGCGGGAGCTGCTGCTGCGGGGCGCGGGCCCCATGGGGCTGCTGGAGCTGAACCCCACGTCGCTGAAGGCTGTGTTGGGTGCCCCTGACGTGGCGCGGGTGCCTGAGGACTGGCTGCTGGGTCTAGCACTGGCCTGGCTGCGGCAGGAGCCTGAGGCCGAACGCCTGGCCCACTGCGCCTCGCTGCTCGAGCGTGTTCGCTTCGGCCTAGTACCTGCTGACGTGCTGCGGCGCGTGTACTCCGGCTCTGGCCTCGTCCTGCCCGCCCGGGTCAAGGGCCTCATCATCCAGGCCCTCAACTACCACACGGCGCCCTCCCGCCAGCCGCTCTTGCAGGGCGAGCAGACCAGCGTCCGGAGTCCCCAAACCCGCATCTTGTTGGTAGGGGGGTGCAGGGCGCGGGAGGCGGTGATCGAGGAGGTCGTGGTCCCCCGGGGGGTAGCCAGGGGCAGGGTCGCCGCGGCggagccagaggaggaggaggaggaggaggaggaggaagatgagcaattggaagaggaggaggattgGGAGTTCACCCAGGACGTGGTGGCCTTCGACGTGTACAACCACCGCTGGCGCAGTCTCACACGCCTGCCTGCGCCGCTACTGGGGCACAGCGTGTGCACCGTAGGCAATTTCCTGTTCGTCCTGGGCGGGGAGAGTCCTTCTGATGGCGCCTCCTCACCCCCGGCGGACGGCGTGCGGGCGGTCACGGCCGAGGTGCACCGCTACGACCCGCGCTTCCACGCTTGGACCACGGTGCCCGCTATGCGGGAAGCGCGGGCCCATTTCTGGTGCGGCGCCGTAGGcgaggggctcctggctgtcgGGGGTCTGGGCGCGGACGGCCAGGCGCTGGCGTCCGTAGAGATGTATGATCTGCGCCGGGACCGCTGGACGGCGGCCGGGGCACTGCCGCGGGCGCTGCACGGCCACGCGGGGGCCGTCGGGGACCGCGGCGTCGTGTACATCTCTGGGGGTAAGGCGGGAAGAGGCGAGGGCGGCGCGAGCAGCCTCCGGGAAGTGTatgccctgggccctggggagcgCGCGTGGAGCAAGAGGGCGCCCATGAGCACGGCCCGCTTCGGGCACCATATGGCTGTGCTGCGCGGCGCGGTGTTCGCCTTTCTGGGGCGCTATGAGCCCTTCTCTGAGATCGAACGCTATGACCCCGGCACGGACCAGTGGACTCGGCTGCGGCCGCTACCCTATGATCGCTTCTGCTATGGGCTGGCCGTGGTGGAGGAGACGGCGCTGCTGCTGGGCGGCCTCAAGTGGCGGGACTCGCGGCAGGTGCCTACCCGCAACGTGGTGGGCTATGACCTCGACCTGGACCGCTGGGAGGACATTGGCTGCGCGCTACCCTGGGCCTGGAATGGCCTCCAGTGCGCAGTGCTGCAGCTGGCTGAGGGTGGGGATGAGGAGAGGGAGGGCGGGCTCGGAGAGGCGCCAGATTTAGTGCTGGGCTTATTGGGTTAG